One region of Bradyrhizobium betae genomic DNA includes:
- a CDS encoding sensor histidine kinase, with product MSKHDDAYCLRSRLSWRLLSLQAALLLALVAVVVGALCASGFVLAERDEDRVIEAVQRALARDTQGSLTLRPTSDLKQLRSEAPDLWFLVRDRQGHSLAEGAVPAEFAAIGGGLDQISQARLGWQLFEDDPRKPAARLKRVDTEAGNVQIITATQGRLTGAKALVMTSLAFLGIALPGLLLMGTATFIATPMILQRAFRGLDTTAEQARRIDIHQRGARLSVDRIPLEVVPLVTAVNDALARLDQGYARHKRFVADAAHELRTPIAILNTRLESLAPGPDKTRLLEDAARLATLAEQLLDIQRLDRCGHPFARVDLVQIAQGVAADLAPLAIAAGYELALDAPATPVETTGDAAALERALTNLVQNAIQHGPRRGTIGICVAGPASIEVTDEGAGIPADQREAIFEPFYRLAPLDRGAGLGLNMVREIVLLHGGYVSVADGPGGGTCFRISLPPIRHS from the coding sequence ATGAGCAAGCACGACGATGCCTATTGCCTGCGCTCGCGGCTGAGCTGGCGCCTGCTCTCGCTCCAGGCCGCGCTGCTGCTCGCGCTCGTTGCCGTCGTCGTCGGAGCATTGTGCGCGTCGGGCTTCGTGCTCGCCGAGCGCGACGAGGATCGCGTGATCGAGGCGGTTCAGCGCGCGCTCGCGCGGGACACGCAAGGGAGCCTGACCCTGCGGCCGACGTCGGACCTGAAACAATTGCGTAGCGAAGCTCCCGATCTCTGGTTTCTGGTCCGCGACCGCCAGGGACATTCGCTTGCCGAAGGTGCCGTGCCCGCCGAATTCGCGGCGATCGGCGGCGGCCTCGACCAGATCAGCCAGGCGCGGCTCGGCTGGCAGCTTTTCGAGGACGATCCGCGCAAGCCGGCGGCACGGCTGAAGCGCGTCGACACCGAGGCCGGCAACGTGCAGATCATCACCGCGACGCAAGGACGGCTGACCGGCGCCAAGGCGCTGGTCATGACTTCGCTTGCGTTTCTCGGCATCGCCCTGCCCGGACTTCTCCTGATGGGAACGGCAACCTTCATCGCGACACCGATGATCCTGCAGCGCGCATTCAGGGGGCTCGATACCACGGCGGAGCAGGCACGGCGGATCGATATCCATCAGCGCGGCGCCAGGCTGTCGGTGGACCGGATTCCGCTGGAGGTCGTGCCGCTCGTGACTGCAGTCAACGACGCGCTTGCACGGCTCGACCAGGGCTATGCCCGCCACAAGCGGTTCGTCGCTGATGCCGCGCACGAGCTGCGCACGCCGATCGCAATCTTGAACACGCGGCTGGAATCGCTTGCCCCCGGGCCGGACAAGACCCGCTTGCTGGAGGATGCCGCGCGGCTGGCCACGCTCGCCGAGCAATTGCTGGACATCCAGCGGCTCGACCGCTGCGGCCATCCGTTCGCGCGCGTCGATCTCGTTCAGATCGCGCAAGGCGTGGCTGCCGACCTCGCGCCGCTCGCGATTGCCGCCGGCTACGAGCTGGCGCTCGATGCGCCAGCCACGCCGGTCGAGACGACCGGCGATGCAGCCGCACTGGAGCGCGCGCTGACCAACCTCGTGCAGAATGCGATTCAGCACGGCCCTCGTCGCGGCACGATCGGGATTTGTGTGGCTGGACCCGCAAGCATCGAAGTCACGGACGAAGGCGCCGGCATTCCGGCCGATCAGCGCGAGGCGATCTTCGAGCCGTTCTATCGGCTCGCGCCGCTCGATCGCGGCGCCGGCCTCGGCCTCAACATGGTGCGCGAGATCGTGCTGCTGCATGGCGGCTACGTCTCGGTTGCGGACGGTCCAGGCGGCGGCACGTGCTTCAGGATCTCTCTGCCGCCAATCCGGCACAGTTGA
- a CDS encoding response regulator transcription factor: MRILLVEDEAEMARALASALKRYDMVVDHAPTLAEAEEAISADVHAAVLLDRQLPDGDGLALIPKLRARAGGVPIIVLTARGELADRVAGLDGGADDYLAKPFAVEELLARLRAVLRRPAGLSPDIIRAGRLAFEIGHREASIDGQPFELPRRELLVLEALIRRLGRTVLRSALEEAVYNFDDEVQSNALDTHISRLRRKLAEADAGVEIHGIRGVGYLLKKVP; encoded by the coding sequence ATGCGGATTCTGCTTGTCGAGGACGAGGCCGAGATGGCCCGTGCGCTGGCGTCTGCGCTGAAGCGCTACGACATGGTGGTGGACCACGCCCCCACGCTTGCGGAAGCAGAAGAGGCCATTTCCGCCGATGTCCATGCCGCCGTCCTGCTCGACCGCCAGCTCCCCGACGGAGACGGGCTCGCCCTGATCCCAAAGCTTCGCGCGCGTGCCGGCGGCGTGCCGATCATCGTCCTGACCGCACGTGGTGAACTCGCCGACCGCGTCGCCGGGCTCGACGGCGGCGCCGACGACTATCTGGCAAAGCCCTTCGCGGTCGAGGAATTGCTGGCACGGCTGCGCGCCGTGCTGCGGCGGCCTGCCGGCCTTTCTCCTGACATCATCCGTGCCGGCCGCCTCGCCTTCGAAATCGGCCATCGCGAAGCCAGCATCGACGGTCAGCCATTCGAGCTGCCGCGCCGGGAGCTGCTGGTGCTGGAGGCCTTGATCCGCCGCCTGGGCCGAACCGTGCTGCGCTCGGCACTGGAAGAGGCCGTCTACAATTTCGACGACGAAGTCCAGTCGAACGCGCTGGACACGCACATCTCGCGGTTGCGCCGCAAGCTCGCCGAGGCGGATGCCGGCGTCGAGATCCACGGCATTCGCGGCGTCGGCTATCTGCTGAAGAAGGTGCCATGA